GGCCGCTGACGCGCAGGCAGCCGCCTGCCTCCATCTGCAGGGTGCTCATGAAGACGCCGGTGAGCGTATGCACTGGCCCGCACGATCCTTCCCATTGCCCTGCAATCAGGTTCATGGTTACTTTGCCGGCGTCGAGCGGCAGGGCAGGAATGTCGGCGCGCTGCAGTCCTGTATAGGCCGGCTCGCTCATTTTCAGGCTTGCCGGCAAATTGACCCACAGCTGCAGGATCTCGACCGGACCGCCCGCATCCAGAAACGCGCGCGGCGATACTTCGGCATGCACGATGCCACGCCCGGCCGTCATCCACTGCACGCCGCCGGCATCGATGATGCTTTCGTGGCCGGCGTTGTCGCGGTGGGCCAGCATGCCCTCGAGAATAAAGGTGACGGTCTCGAACCCGCGATGCGGGTGCGGTCCGAAGGGCAGGCCGCTGTTGTGCGGGGGATAGGTCTGCGGGCCGTGGTGGTTAAGGAACAGGAATGGGTCGATCTGTTCGAGGCGGGGAGCGGGCAAGGGACGGCGGGTGATCAGC
Above is a genomic segment from Massilia sp. H6 containing:
- a CDS encoding pirin family protein; protein product: MTEKTVQRIHPATRDDIGELITRRPLPAPRLEQIDPFLFLNHHGPQTYPPHNSGLPFGPHPHRGFETVTFILEGMLAHRDNAGHESIIDAGGVQWMTAGRGIVHAEVSPRAFLDAGGPVEILQLWVNLPASLKMSEPAYTGLQRADIPALPLDAGKVTMNLIAGQWEGSCGPVHTLTGVFMSTLQMEAGGCLRVSGLTGRSVFLYVARGMVRVGRQGAMVTQMHLVEFNDAGDAIEIRAERDALVVFGHAAPIREPVVAHGPFVMTTREEIAQAIEDYQAGRFGSALG